One Lytechinus variegatus isolate NC3 chromosome 14, Lvar_3.0, whole genome shotgun sequence genomic region harbors:
- the LOC121427961 gene encoding E3 ubiquitin-protein ligase TRIM71-like, translating to MAEKCGSEKASSSSPNLICPLCLDIFVEATILTSCGHTFCRQCLKKYDLTHQDLDHMVCPLCREITKLSANRVDDLRLNVSINGCVDDYHAKCGGMNAVLEMRPKCSGCKLQGDAVSFCRTCNNYICDKCLQCHQYLSVFEDHEIVSMDDVIEGKVSIGHLFEKCSIHKPENKDMFCEDCKVHVCHKCVLVGHKAHEIKNQVDFEQELRRKVTDLAQRCADKKAELEKNIQNIEIQRHEVHTAVQTLLDDVRQAYSIKAKELEENLRNLTDSIHALQHSFDDDLDVLKSKDRQRIKSICSSITLVDNDRLGHLETDTLSAHILLCEELDTMLKEVTDHTSAEAIKKKAQEKRFKPADDTRLDLGSISGSDPKMEVIQCVDLREGMQGMTRYSNSTVAIGYGDYAQGIDIIDSNGGKQRYSNILALNDMKCYDLVLQRDGALCVSTDTTEAHIYSRLGSRKATIHVRNNGYLLRVNSSPSDEIIITNYGKQVYIYDPTGSTLKHTVQTKHDTYQASTTRTGLIVTSSCHAKPRVVTVYDRDGNAGESLQVPWDVYPYAAVDERDRVYVASVDMKNNSVVIRLYDLDGLNLKERVEFNALDMTLDTWWCYLMVSLSPDMLAFARYNKLYFIKVSL from the exons ATGGCTGAGAAGTGTGGATCAGAGAAAGCATCAAGTTCTTCACCGAACCTGATATGTCCATTATGTCTTGATATATTTGTCGAGGCGACAATCTTAACTTCATGTGGACACACATTTTGTAGGCAGTGCCTCAAGAAATACGATCTAACCCACCAGGACCTTGATCACATGGTCTGTCCTCTCTGCAGGGAGATCACCAAGTTGTCCGCCAACCGTGTCGATGATCTCCGCCTCAATGTCTCCATCAACGGATGCGTAGACGATTACCACGCCAAGTGTGGTGGGATGAACGCTGTCCTCGAGATGCGACCAAAATGTTCTGGTTGCAAGCTTCAAGGAGATGCTGTCTCATTCTGCAGAACCTGTAATAACTACATATGTGATAAATGTTTGCAATGTCATCAATATCTGTCAGTCTTTGAAGATCATGAGATTGTCTCCatggatgatgtcatcgaaGGTAAGGTCAGCATTGGTCATTTATTCGAGAAGTGCTCCATCCACAAACCAGAGAACAAGGATATGTTTTGTGAGGACTGTAAGGTCCACGTCTGTCACAAGTGCGTACTTGTTGGTCATAAAGCTCATGAAATCAAGAACCAGGTTGACTTTGAGCAGGAGTTGCGACGGAAG GTGACAGACCTTGCCCAGCGATGTGCTGACAAGAAAGCAGAGCTGGAAAAGAACATTCAGAACATAGAAATACAACGTCATGAGGTACACACTGCAGTGCAGACACTACTAGATGATGTCAGGCAAGCCTACAGCATCAAGGCCAAGGAGCTGGAAGAAAATCTTCGAAATCTCACCGACTCAATACATGCCTTACAGCATAGTTTTGATGACGACCTCGACGTCTTGAAGTCAAAAGATCGACAGAGGATCAAGAGTATTTGTAGTTCAATTACTTTGGTAGATAATGACAGACTGGGTCATCTTGAGACAGACACTCTATCTGCTCATATCTTGCTCTGTGAGGAGCTGGATACCATGCTGAAGGAGGTTACTGATCACACTTCTGCGGAAGCTATTAAGAAGAAAGCACAGGAGAAGAGGTTCAAACCAGCAGATGATACTCGTCTTGACCTCGGGAGCATCTCAGGATCAGATCCCAAGATGGAAGTCATTCAGTGTGTTGATCTACGGGAAGGGATGCAAGGTATGACAAGGTACTCCAATAGCACTGTCGCTATCGGGTATGGGGATTATGCACAAGGTATTGATATCATTGATTCAAATGGTGGAAAGCAGCGGTATAGTAACATATTAGCcttaaatgacatgaaatgtTATGATCTGGTTTTGCAACGGGACGGGGCGTTATGCGTGTCCACTGATACTACAGAAGCCCACATCTACTCTCGCCTTGGCTCTAGGAAAGCAACAATCCACGTGAGAAACAATGGATATCTTCTCAGAGTTAACAGTAGTCCATCAgatgaaatcatcattactaactaTGGAAAACAAGTCTATATCTATGACCCGACAGGATCCACTCTTAAACACACCGTTCAAACAAAGCACGATACGTATCAGGCATCTACCACCAGGACGGGTTTGATCGTCACAAGTTCATGTCATGCAAAACCACGCGTGGTGACGGTCTATGACAGGGATGGGAATGCTGGTGAGTCTCTACAAGTTCCATGGGATGTCTACCCGTACGCTGCAGTGGATGAGCGGGACAGGGTGTATGTAGCGAGTGTTGATATGAAGAATAATAGTGTCGTGATCAGACTCTATGATCTTGATGGTCTGAACCTGAAGGAAAGAGTTGAATTCAATGCACTTGATATGACATTGGATACTTGGTGGTGTTACTTAATGGTTTCCCTCTCCCCAGACATGCTCGCCTTTGCTCGTTACAATAAGTTATATTTCATCAAGGTATCACTGTAA
- the LOC121427987 gene encoding E3 ubiquitin-protein ligase TRIM71-like: MAEKCESDKVSSSSLNLICPLCLDIFVEATILTSCGHTFCRRCLKKYDLTHQDLDHMVCPLCREITKLSVNRVDDLRLNVSINGCVDDYHAKCGGMNAVLEMCQKCTTCKSLKDAVSFCLTCHCYMCDKCLHSHQQLTMFFDGHEIVAMDDVIEGKVSIGHLFEKCSIHKQENKDMFCEDGKVHVCHKCVLVDHQNHKIKNQVNFEQELRRKVTGLAQRCADKKAELEKNIQNIEIQRHEVHTAVQTLLDDVRQAYSIKAKELEENLRNLTDQIHALHNSFDDDLDVLKLKDRQRIKSICSSITLVDNDRLGHLETDTLSAHILLCEELDAMLKEVTDHTSAEAIKKKAHEKRFKPADDTQLDLGSISGSDPKMKVITCVDLRGVMLGMTRYSNSTVAIGNGGYAQGIDIIDSNGGKQRYSNILALNDMNCYDLVVQRDGAFCVSTGSTEAHFYSRFGSRKATIHVRNNGNTLRVNRSPSDEIIITNYGTQIYIYDPTGSTLKRTVQTKHRTYQASTTRTGLIVTSSCWGNPHDPSVVTVYDRDGNAGESLQAPEGVYLYAAVDELDRVYVASVDEKNSSVVIRLYDLDGLNLKERVEFNSLNMTLDTWWCYLVSLSPDMLAFACCEKLYFMKVSL, encoded by the exons ATGGCTGAGAAGTGTGAATCAGACAAAGTTTCAAGCTCTTCACTGAACCTGATATGTCCATTATGTCTTGATATATTTGTCGAGGCGACAATCTTAACTTCATGTGGACACACATTTTGTAGGCGATGCCTCAAGAAATACGATCTAACCCACCAGGACCTTGATCACATGGTATGTCCTCTCTGCAGAGAGATCACCAAGTTATCCGTCAACCGTGTCGATGATCTCCGCCTCAATGTCTCCATCAACGGATGCGTAGACGATTACCACGCCAAGTGTGGAGGGATGAATGCTGTACTTGAGATGTGTCAGAAATGCACCACTTGCAAGTCTCTGAAAGACGCCGTGTCATTCTGCTTAACATGTCATTGTTATATGTGTGATAAGTGTCTGCATTCTCATCAACAGCTAACCATGTTCTTTGACGGACATGAGATCGTAGCCatggatgatgtcatcgaaGGGAAGGTCAGCATTGGTCATTTATTCGAAAAGTGTTCCATCCACAAACAAGAGAACAAAGATATGTTTTGTGAGGATGGTAAGGTCCACGTCTGTCACAAGTGCGTACTCGTTGatcatcaaaatcacaaaatcaagaACCAGGTTAACTTTGAGCAGGAGTTGCGACGGAAg GTGACAGGCCTTGCCCAACGCTGTGCCGACAAGAAAGCAGAGCTGGAGAAGAACATTCAGAACATAGAAATACAACGTCATGAGGTACACACTGCAGTGCAGACACTACTAGATGATGTCAGGCAAGCCTACAGCATCAAGGCCAAGGAGCTGGAAGAAAATCTTCGAAATCTCACCGACCAAATACATGCCTTACATAATAGTTTTGATGACGACCTCGACGTCTTGAAGTTAAAAGATCGACAGAGGATCAAGAGTATTTGTAGTTCAATTACTTTGGTAGATAATGACAGACTAGGTCATCTTGAGACAGACACTCTATCTGCTCATATCTTGCTCTGTGAGGAGCTGGATGCCATGCTGAAGGAGGTTACTGATCACACTTCTGCGGAAGCTATTAAGAAGAAAGCACACGAGAAGAGGTTCAAACCAGCAGACGATACTCAGCTTGACCTCGGGAGCATCTCAGGATCAGATCCCAAGATGAAAGTCATTACGTGTGTTGATCTACGGGGAGTGATGCTCGGTATGACAAGGTACTCCAATAGCACTGTCGCTATCGGGAATGGGGGATATGCACAAGGTATTGATATCATTGATTCAAATGGAGGAAAGCAGCGATATAGTAACATATTAGCCTTAAATGACATGAATTGTTATGATCTGGTTGTGCAACGGGACGGGGCGTTTTGCGTGTCCACTGGTTCTACAGAAGCCCACTTCTACTCTCGCTTTGGCTCTAGGAAAGCAACAATCCACGTGAGAAACAATGGAAATACTCTCAGAGTTAACAGAAGTCCATCAgatgaaatcatcattactaactaTGGAACACAAATCTATATCTATGACCCGACAGGATCCACTCTCAAACGCACTGTTCAAACAAAGCACAGGACGTATCAGGCATCTACCACCAGGACGGGTTTGATCGTAACGAGTTCATGTTGGGGCAATCCACATGATCCAAGCGTGGTGACGGTCTATGACAGGGATGGGAATGCTGGTGAGTCTCTACAAGCTCCAGAGGGTGTCTACCTGTATGCTGCCGTGGATGAGCTGGACAGGGTGTATGTAGCGAGTGTTGATGAGAAGAATAGTAGCGTCGTGATCAGGCTCTATGATCTTGATGGTCTGAACCTGAAGGAAAGAGTTGAGTTCAATTCACTTAATATGACATTGGATACTTGGTGGTGTTACTTGGTTTCCCTCTCTCCAGACATGCTCGCCTTTGCTTGTTGCGAGAAGTTATATTTCATGAAGGTATCACTGTAA